A genomic stretch from Sphingobacterium sp. ML3W includes:
- a CDS encoding metallophosphoesterase produces MKIKILVFSLLLVLLHGVSLGQQKNAPLKIGLIADPQYADQNTKGSRFYRNSLSKLNSATTAINAAGVDFTVMVGDLVDVGTKDLAPALQHLYKLNTPVYNLLGNHDYVDVKDGATLYKAYRMPAPYYIIEKGNWLFILLNTNELSEYATSEASAERAAWQALNNQLKLKERKNTQLWNGGISTQQLAWMEKQLKKAEKDAKSVIIFTHHPLFPENGLETLNNRDILAIIEKYPGVKAVISGHHHPGNFANYKGIPMITLEGMIETNNENAYGVLELSPHRIDLNGQGRMTSREFDF; encoded by the coding sequence ATGAAAATTAAAATTTTAGTATTCTCCCTTTTACTTGTCCTCTTACATGGTGTGAGCCTTGGCCAACAAAAGAATGCTCCATTGAAAATAGGTTTAATTGCAGACCCACAATATGCTGATCAGAACACCAAAGGGAGTCGATTTTACCGCAATTCACTTTCGAAATTAAATTCAGCAACGACAGCAATAAATGCAGCTGGCGTGGATTTTACGGTTATGGTAGGAGATTTAGTCGATGTGGGGACAAAAGATTTGGCTCCGGCCTTGCAGCATCTGTACAAACTCAATACACCAGTTTACAATTTACTGGGCAACCATGATTATGTCGATGTGAAAGACGGTGCCACACTCTACAAGGCCTATCGCATGCCCGCCCCTTACTATATCATAGAAAAAGGTAATTGGTTATTTATTCTCCTTAACACCAATGAACTCAGCGAATACGCAACATCAGAAGCTTCAGCTGAGCGCGCTGCTTGGCAAGCATTAAATAACCAGCTGAAACTCAAGGAACGGAAAAATACACAGCTATGGAATGGTGGCATCAGCACACAACAACTTGCATGGATGGAAAAACAGCTAAAAAAAGCAGAAAAAGATGCTAAGAGTGTGATCATCTTCACCCATCATCCCTTATTTCCAGAAAACGGACTTGAAACACTCAATAACAGGGATATATTGGCCATAATAGAAAAATACCCTGGTGTGAAAGCAGTTATCTCGGGACATCATCATCCTGGTAACTTTGCTAACTATAAAGGGATTCCCATGATTACACTTGAGGGAATGATCGAAACCAACAATGAAAATGCTTATGGGGTTTTGGAACTATCCCCCCACCGAATAGACCTGAACGGTCAGGGTCGTATGACCTCCAGAGAATTTGATTTTTAA
- a CDS encoding dihydrofolate reductase family protein — protein MRKVIAAINMSLDGFCDHTLMLPDDEIHQHYTDLLRESDTILYGRITYQLMEYWRAFLTTSSGNKSSDEFAHVMNTIPKVVFSRTLKNLDWDSARLAKRTIVDEILALKQLPGKDILIGSPSLIVALTKSDLIDEYQICIHPIIAGNGLPLFNNINRKIQLTYLKTKTFAGGATILYYRPTPQ, from the coding sequence ATGAGAAAAGTAATAGCGGCGATTAATATGAGCCTAGACGGCTTTTGCGATCATACTTTAATGCTTCCTGATGATGAAATTCATCAACATTATACCGACTTATTACGAGAGTCTGATACAATATTATATGGCAGGATAACCTATCAGCTCATGGAATATTGGCGGGCCTTCCTAACAACCTCTAGTGGTAATAAATCCTCAGACGAATTTGCGCATGTCATGAACACTATACCGAAAGTCGTCTTTTCACGAACCCTAAAAAATCTGGATTGGGATAGTGCAAGACTGGCAAAGCGAACTATCGTTGACGAGATTCTGGCGCTTAAACAACTACCGGGCAAAGATATTTTGATAGGTAGTCCTAGTCTAATTGTTGCATTGACAAAAAGCGACCTTATAGACGAATATCAAATTTGTATTCACCCCATTATCGCTGGAAATGGTTTGCCTTTATTCAACAACATAAACAGAAAAATACAGCTGACATACCTAAAGACTAAAACCTTTGCTGGTGGTGCCACAATTCTATATTACAGGCCTACTCCCCAATAA